From Woronichinia naegeliana WA131, the proteins below share one genomic window:
- a CDS encoding CRTAC1 family protein, producing MKKLITFLRGQAKRILAVTVILALLVLAQLPALSQSEKSAIASRFAFTRLPLPEVTGVPKKQERGVNPSLARHSAWVSAVGASVALNDLDGDGLANDLCYVEPRTDQVIVAPVPGTGDRYQPFTLETVYNGYDAAAIAPMGCLPNDVNEDGRVDLLVYYWGRTPVAFLNQQKKTLEAENYLSQELVPTVGQGEEWFTNAATFSDLDGDGHSDLIIGNYFPDNSEILNVKSTNIAPMQDSMTRAYNGGTNHIFRWTQATTGNNPSVQFEDVAGVFTENIAKAWTLAIGTADLDGDLRPEIYFANDFGPDRLLHNRSQSGQLQFALLEGEKGLTTPNSKVLGHDSYKGMGVDFADINQDGLLDIYVSNIADEYALEESHFLFTSTGETEKMRRGIAPYVDQSEYLGVSRSSWSWETKFGDFDNDGEMEALQATGFRKGETDRWPELQELALSNDLALPHPTSWFALHPGDDLSGHVPNPFYVRAKDGRYYDFAKELGLDAPFVTRGIATADVDGDGDLDFVIANQWEDSYFYRNDSPHHNQFLGLRLQLPTGSAAIGATAKILLPNGRFLVSQVDGGNGHSGARSPELHFGLGDVSTNSPLSVEVQWRNSQRQPQQKSLLLSPGWHTVQLGDSAKSSSSLT from the coding sequence ATGAAAAAATTAATAACTTTCTTAAGGGGTCAAGCTAAACGGATTTTGGCTGTGACGGTAATTCTCGCTCTATTGGTATTGGCCCAATTGCCCGCCTTGTCTCAGAGTGAAAAAAGTGCGATCGCCTCTCGTTTTGCCTTTACCCGTTTGCCCTTACCTGAAGTAACAGGGGTTCCCAAAAAACAGGAACGGGGAGTTAATCCCAGTTTAGCCCGCCATTCAGCTTGGGTTTCGGCAGTAGGAGCTTCAGTCGCTCTCAATGATTTGGATGGAGATGGTCTAGCCAATGATTTGTGTTATGTGGAACCCCGCACAGATCAGGTGATTGTGGCTCCTGTGCCAGGGACAGGCGATCGCTATCAGCCTTTTACCCTAGAAACTGTTTATAACGGCTATGATGCGGCGGCGATCGCGCCTATGGGTTGTTTGCCAAATGATGTGAATGAGGATGGTCGGGTAGATTTGTTGGTTTACTACTGGGGCAGAACGCCCGTTGCCTTTTTAAATCAGCAGAAAAAAACCTTAGAAGCAGAGAATTATTTATCACAGGAGTTAGTGCCAACCGTCGGTCAGGGAGAAGAATGGTTCACCAATGCAGCCACTTTTTCCGATTTAGATGGGGATGGTCACAGTGATTTGATTATTGGTAATTATTTTCCCGATAATTCAGAAATTCTCAATGTTAAGTCCACAAATATTGCGCCAATGCAAGATTCCATGACTCGTGCTTACAACGGCGGAACCAACCATATTTTTCGTTGGACTCAGGCCACGACGGGAAACAATCCCAGCGTTCAATTTGAGGATGTGGCGGGGGTTTTTACCGAAAACATTGCTAAAGCCTGGACTTTGGCCATTGGAACCGCCGATTTAGATGGAGATTTGCGCCCTGAGATTTATTTTGCCAATGATTTTGGCCCCGATCGCCTACTCCATAATCGTTCTCAATCGGGTCAATTGCAATTCGCACTTTTAGAAGGTGAAAAGGGTTTAACGACTCCCAATTCTAAGGTTTTGGGTCACGATTCCTATAAGGGGATGGGGGTAGATTTTGCCGATATTAATCAGGATGGTTTACTCGATATTTACGTTAGCAATATTGCTGATGAGTATGCCCTAGAAGAAAGTCATTTTCTCTTTACCAGTACGGGAGAAACGGAGAAAATGCGACGAGGAATCGCGCCCTATGTGGATCAGTCAGAATATTTGGGAGTTTCTCGCAGTAGTTGGAGTTGGGAAACCAAGTTTGGTGATTTTGACAATGATGGGGAAATGGAGGCTTTGCAGGCCACAGGTTTTCGCAAGGGTGAAACGGATCGTTGGCCTGAATTACAGGAGTTGGCTCTGAGTAATGATCTAGCCTTGCCCCATCCTACTAGTTGGTTTGCGTTGCATCCAGGGGATGACCTGAGTGGCCATGTGCCGAATCCTTTCTATGTCCGTGCGAAGGATGGTCGTTATTACGATTTTGCCAAAGAGTTGGGGTTAGATGCTCCCTTTGTGACTCGTGGTATTGCGACGGCGGATGTGGACGGGGATGGGGATTTGGATTTTGTCATTGCTAATCAGTGGGAAGATTCCTATTTTTATCGCAACGATAGTCCCCACCATAATCAGTTTTTAGGGTTGCGTCTTCAGTTGCCAACAGGTTCGGCGGCGATCGGCGCGACGGCAAAAATTTTGTTACCAAATGGTCGTTTTCTGGTGTCCCAGGTGGATGGCGGCAATGGTCATTCGGGGGCGCGTAGTCCAGAGTTGCATTTTGGTTTAGGAGATGTCTCTACCAATTCTCCTTTATCGGTTGAGGTGCAATGGCGAAATAGCCAAAGACAGCCCCAACAAAAAAGTTTGTTGTTATCTCCAGGTTGGCATACGGTTCAACTTGGCGATTCGGCAAAATCTTCTTCTAGTCTGACTTAG
- a CDS encoding DUF1702 family protein — protein sequence MPSQLIEPLSPPSATSSSFLQPISWGKVKRRFLGISLEEVTVIRRGFQITDPQKQERVEQIGMTFLTGYHGAIAAESLEKLVIELNAIDSEYQGFAYEGAAMGLTLSDFFTPWQGNRLQPFLTGAGDTYVYLAYVGMGWALSRLPGGISRYLPTLNRADNSQSQSSLLGWLAIDGYGFHQGYFYWRAQVEKQSIPKNLSGYAVRAFDQGLGRSLCFVLGLDVKRIAATIQLFSETRRADLWSGVGLASAYAGGLSPSEMMELGELSQTYLPDLAQGIAFAAKARLRAGYLPKHTEQICQLIWQQSSVAVAVITDEALVNLPVDDITPAYEFWRSRIKNKFKV from the coding sequence ATGCCATCCCAGCTTATTGAGCCTCTTAGTCCACCGTCGGCAACTAGCTCGTCCTTTCTCCAACCGATTTCCTGGGGAAAGGTGAAACGCCGTTTTTTGGGTATTTCTCTGGAAGAAGTCACCGTAATTCGGCGGGGTTTTCAGATTACTGATCCTCAGAAACAAGAGCGAGTTGAACAAATTGGGATGACTTTTTTAACGGGTTATCATGGGGCGATCGCCGCCGAATCCTTAGAAAAACTGGTGATTGAATTAAACGCCATTGATTCCGAATATCAAGGTTTTGCTTACGAAGGAGCGGCGATGGGTTTGACCCTCTCCGATTTCTTTACGCCTTGGCAAGGGAACCGGCTTCAGCCATTTTTAACAGGAGCAGGAGATACCTATGTATATCTTGCCTATGTGGGAATGGGTTGGGCATTGTCGCGTTTGCCTGGAGGAATTTCTCGTTATTTACCAACTTTGAATCGTGCAGATAATTCTCAGTCTCAGTCTTCACTTCTGGGCTGGTTAGCGATCGATGGTTACGGTTTCCATCAGGGGTATTTTTATTGGCGAGCACAGGTAGAAAAACAGAGCATTCCTAAAAATTTATCGGGTTATGCGGTGCGGGCATTTGACCAGGGTTTAGGGCGCAGTCTTTGTTTTGTTTTGGGTCTGGATGTTAAACGCATTGCGGCTACGATCCAGCTTTTTTCTGAAACAAGAAGGGCGGATTTATGGAGTGGAGTCGGTTTAGCTTCTGCCTATGCGGGAGGATTAAGTCCATCGGAAATGATGGAGTTGGGGGAATTATCTCAAACTTATTTACCCGATTTAGCCCAAGGAATTGCTTTTGCGGCGAAGGCTCGTTTACGGGCGGGTTATTTGCCTAAGCATACAGAACAAATTTGTCAATTAATCTGGCAACAGTCTTCGGTTGCGGTTGCAGTAATTACGGATGAGGCATTGGTAAATTTACCTGTTGATGACATTACACCCGCCTACGAGTTTTGGCGATCGCGTATCAAAAATAAGTTCAAAGTTTAA